The following is a genomic window from Alkaliphilus sp. B6464.
TTCTGCACCATTTTCTTTAACTATATATCCTTTTATTTCACGTTTTCCTTCTGCACCTTGAACTGTTATTTTCTTATCACCTTTATATAAAGAAGCTGTTTCCTCGTATTCAGTGTCAAAAGGGATTTCTTCCACCAACTCTATATACTCCTTAGTTCTAACAGAAACCAAAGGCTTAGGCACTATTAAACTAATTTTTTGGCCTATTTGTATCCTCTCAGGGTTCATACCTGGATTAGCTTTTATAATATCATCTATCTTTAAATCATATTTTCGCGCAATAGTCCAAGGATTTTCTCCTGACTCTACTTCATGTATTTTCTCTTCATCTGTACCAATTGCTATTTTTTGTAATGCCTCTTCTTCGTCTATAATCTCACTAAATTCTGCACCTACTTCAACAATTTCTACTTTTTCTGAAAAATCAATCTCATCATACTCACTCTCTTCCTTTTCTAAGAAAGGAGCTTTAATGCTGTCTAATATATTTAAAGCTGTTTTTTGATCTTTAACGATTACTACTTCTTCTCCCTCAACCTTAATAGCTGTAGCTTTTAATTTAATATCAATTTGTTCCTTAATATTTTTAATCATTTCATCTACTTTTGTTATCTCGTCTCTTTTTACCTTTGTCTCAATAAATGATGGTTCCTCACTCATTACTACATCCTGACCATATATGGATATAGCCTCTTCTTTAACCTGTTTAAGAGCTTCCAAGAATTCCTCTTCGGTCTTAACTACGGCCAGTATATTATCATCTACCTCTACATTATAGGCTGCAATTGAACTGTTTGCTTGTAAATATATACCAGATACTAAAGATATAGATATAGCTGCTACACCAGCTGCCCTATATGTAAGCTTCTTATTACATTTAAATTTATTATATAGTGATTTAAGTTCAACGCTTTTAACTTTATTATAAAATAACTTAGTATCTATATTCTTACATTTATTGTAGAATGATTTCATCTCAGTTGTAATTTTCTTTGAAAATTTATTAACTTTCTCACTTATCTTAGTTTCCATCTGTAAATCTCCTCTCAGAGTATCTAATTCATTGTAGACATCTCTTGATTTAATTTTCTTAGGATTCTCTTAAAATCTCCGTAACTCTTTTGTAACAATTACTTTTTTATTATAACATAAAATATATTTTTTCAATACCCAAACTTATATTTTTTATATAAAATATAAACTTTCTAGTTATTTAAAATTTTAAAATCAGTAACAGGTCGATCACATTTTGCGTATTGAAACTTTTACCTTAAAAATTCAAGGCTATAGGAATTAATACGATAGTACAAGATGATTTTTAGTTTGCCCGAGCTATAGAAGATTATTCCATATTTTTATTTAGCCACTTGGAAAACTCGCTTTTCAAATCCTTATTTGTATTTTTTTGCATAATATCATAAAAATCTTTTGTTGTGGCATTTTTGAATTTATAGGTATCAAAATATTCTCTTAAAGCCTTTAAGAAAGCTTCATCTCCCATTTCTCGTCGAAGCTCTTTTATAAACATAGCCCCTTTACTGTAAACAATACTACTATATTCTATAGAACTATCGAATTCTTTTAGGCTTCTTAAAATACCTTTATCATCTTTATTATATCCATGCCTAACAAAATCTTTATATTGAGCTTTTATCATTTTTTCATATATCTCTTCTTCAATATGGGCACCGTATTTTTCTTCAAAGTACATTAATGTAGCATGTTCTGTCAAAGCCTCATCTAGCCATGGTTCTGTCACTTCATTATTTCCTACAATTCCATACCACCACTGATGGGCTACTTCGTGAGCTATTACATATTCTAAAGCAAGGTCCTCCTTCATTTCGTAAAGAGATTGACTAATCATGACTAGATTTGGATACTCCATTCCTCCTATAAAAAAGTCACTAGCAACTATAGATAACTGCTTATATGGATATTTTCCAAAAACCCTATTAAATATTTCTAAAGCTTCTATTCCATATTTTAATGCCTGCTCATTCTTCAATCCACCTATTGTATAAGAAATTACTTCTGTACCGTCTACATTACCTCTATCTATAGTAAACTTTTCGCTTAAAATCATAGTAAAGTCTCTTACATTACTAGCATTAATTTTATAAGTTTTTTTCTTATCATTAGAAGACACTTTCAAAATATTACCAGTAGTAGCTAACTCATATTTGTCTGGAATAGTCATTGTTACATTATATTCCGCTATATCACTATAAAACGGATCCCCTATAGAATAATAGGGATCTAAATTCCATCCATTCTTATCAAATACAGATAAAATTGGATACCAATTTGCTATGTTTACTGTATTTTCACCATAACCCATTCGTCCTATAGAATTAGGAAGCTTTATCTCAAAATCCATGCTTAACTCGATAGAGGTTCCTGGTTTTACTGGTATTTTAGGTGTAACTCTTAAATTTGTACTTCCGTCACCTATAATCTTATAGTTTATTCCCTTCCCACCTTCCCTCACATTCATAAGCTCAATCCAACCTTTATCAAAACCATTAGGATAGGCTTTTACCATATCACTAGCCTCGAATGGGGCACTGTTGTTATTTTTGAAGGCGTTAGGGTATAAGTGGAAGTACAGATTTTTCATTACTTGATTGCTGGTATTTTCATAATATATACGTTGTTCTCCCCTTACTATCATATCATTTTCATCAAATACTGCATTAATTGTATATTGTGGTGCTTGCTGTGGCTTTGTAAAGGTATTAAAAACCCTTTGAACTTTGCCCATATCCCATATATAGTGAATAGATACAGAAAAGACAAATGCTACTAATATAATACTTAAGGTACGGACTCTTCTGCTGAGCCTCATTTTATACACCTCCTTAACAATTTAACGTACTATTAGATTTTATTACAAACTTTTTCTTTTATTCCACAAATTCTATTTAAACGCTAGAAACAGTATGCGTTGTTCTATGATATAATTATATAAAAGATATAATAAAGGCTCTTATTAAAATTTTTAGTAAGCCTTTGTTGGAATGCATTTTGCGGAAAGTATATACTTTCCTATACGTTATAATAAAATGGAGTGATAGCTATGAGTTTTATTAAAGGGAGTACTTCTATTGATTTAGGGGACACGCCTATTGAAAATATTTTTATAGATGTTTATATGCCAATGACAAATGGAACCTTTGTACAAGTGTATTTGCTTGGATATAAATATTCTCTTGATCGTGATCCTAATATGGAGGTAAATAATATGTCTATTGCAAGACATCTTAATATTCCTCTATCTGATGTGCTATCCGCCTGGGATTTTTGGGAAAGCAAACAAATTGTAAAGAAACATAAAGTAGATGGTGAAGATGAAAATAACTATACTGTTGAATTTATTAATTTAAAACAGCTTTATATTGATAATAATTATAAAGCTAACTACAATATGCAAGTAAACAATAGTATTACAGAAAAAAAATCTGATACTTATACTTGTTCCCCTACAGATCTAGTGGAAGCTAATAAGGTACCAGAAATTAGAGATATGTTTGTAGAAATAAACAAAATTATTGCTAGAGAACTTGCTCCTAACGAAAAATTAAAGGTAATAGAATTACTTTATCAATACAATATAGATCCACCTCTAATAGTTGAAGCCTTTCGTTATTCTAAAAAGCAAAAAAAGGTAAGACATATTTTGAGCTATTCAGCTGGTGTTATTAGAACCTGGTATGATAAAGGTGTTTTTACTGTGGAACAGTTACAGGAACATCTTATTAAGCAAGGTGAAAGATATGGCCTATATAGCAGAGTATTCAAATCTTTAGGTTTTGGCTCTAGGGAAGCATCTGAAGCTGAAATGAAGGTCATGGATAGCTGGATAGATGAATTCCAATTTGATCTTGATTTGATTTTAGCTGCATGTCAAAACTCTAGCAAAACCCCTAATCCTAATATTAACTATATTAACGGGATATTAAGAGACTGGCACAGAAAAGGAGTTAAACAAGTAGTAGATATAGAAAATCTAGACTATAAAGAGAAAAAGACTTTTTCGTATAAACCAACTCAAAGTACACCTAAAATAAAAACTAAATTCCACCTTGCAAAAAGCCGTGGTGATAAATACACTGCTGACGAGTTAGAGCAACTTATATTAAACAATCAGAAACAAAGATTAAATCGATAGGAGGTGTTATTTTATGATGCACTCATTCATACATGAAATACTGAGAGATTATGAGGAAAAAAGAAATAGGGCTAAAGCATTTAAAGAAAAGAGATTACAAGAAGTCTATGAAAAAGTTCCAACAATAAAAGAAATTGATGAAGAACTTCAAAAAACAGGTATATCCATTTCTAAAGCATTAATAAGAGGTACAGAGGATCCTGAAAAAACCATAGAAGACTTTAAGCAAAAGTTAGAGCAATTAAAACAAGAACGTGCAATCTTATTAACCGAGAATAATATCCCTCTACAATATTTAGATGAAAATTATTCTTGTGAAGAGTGTAAAGATACAGGTTTTGTTAATAGTGGACAAAAATGTAAATGTTTTAGACAACAGCTTATTATTAAGGCTTATAATATGTCAAACTTATCTAATGTTTTGAAAAAGGAGAACTTCCAACACTTTAACTTAGATTTATTTTCTAGCAAGCCTTTTGAAGGACAATCTTTAAGTCCAAAGGAAAACATGATGGATATACTTAATATCTGCGAAGGCTTTGTATTTAACTTTAATGAAAACAATGAAGAGAATTTATTGTTTTATGGAGAAACAGGTCTTGGAAAAACATTTTTAACTAATTGTGTAGCAAAGGCATTACTGGATAGAGGAAATATTGTTATATATCAAACTTCATTCAAGCTATTAGAAATATTAGAAGAGCTACGTTTTAAAAATAATGATGATAAAGAAAAATATAATCTTATATTTGAAGCAGATTTATTAATAATAGATGATTTAGGTACAGAAATGACTAATACTTTTACAAATAGTGAGATTTTCAATATTATTAATAGTCGTCTTTTATCTAATAAGAAAACAATTGTTTCCACGAATTTATCTCCTAAAGAGATGATGGATCGTTACGATGATCGTATTTTTTCTCGTCTCTTCTCAAAATTTACTGTACTTCATTTCTTTGGTAAAGATTTAAGATGGGAAACAAAATAGCCTCTACTCATAGAGTAAAGGCTATTTTTTAATTTGGTGACCCCTAGGGGAATCGAACCCCTGTTACCGCCGTGAAAGGGCGGTGTCTTAACCGCTTGACCAAGGGGCCTAGACAGCAATTCCCAGTATCCTTAACCAAGAATCACCGTTATAAGATTATAAATGGTGACCCATCCGCGACTCGAACGCGGGACACCCTGATTAAAAGTCAGGTGCTCTACCGACTGAGCTAATGGGTCAAGTTCTTGCTCACAGTTATATATATTACCTAAAATTTTACGTTGTGTCAACATATTTCTACAAAAAATTTGTATGCTTCTATGAAACTAAAAAACCTAGGTAGTTAGCCTAGGTTCTTTATTAACTATTTTGACTCAAAATATTTATTTAATTCAGCGATTAAATCCTGAACATTAATACCATGAACTCTACCTGCATCACCAATGCTCTCCATTGTAGCACCTGGGCAGCCAAGGCAGTGAAGACCAAAGCTCATAAAAATAGGTGCAACTTCGCGATCCATTTGTAAAACTTCCATAATTGTCATATCTTCTGTAACTTTAAACATTCGACTTCCTCCTTTTTTATAAATATTTCTGATTTCTATAATATTACCACTTTTATATTGTTTAATCAATGTCGCATACTACATTATATTTATTTCTCATTATTAATTTAACTTAATAATTATAGTATGGTTTAATGTAAAGCTCTTTATTATATATGATCCACATTTTTCTGATAAATTTTTAATACTATCCACAAAATCCAGGGCTTATGCACAAGTGTTCGGTGGATATTGTGGATAAGTCTGAATTTTTTCTAAATAATATGTTAAATTCTCATAGTTATCCTCAGGCTCACTTGTTATATAGCATTAACTATTTTGCTGAATCTCATAGTACATATCCTTTGTAATTACCATATTAATAAATTGACATTTTATTTTTTTAGATTCTTGCTTAAAAAAATGCCTATATGGAATAAAATAGTCATCTTTGAAAATAGGTAAACTTTGATCTTCAAATTCCTCCATAACAATACCCTTTGACTTAAAACCACATTTTTCATAGCACCTTTGGGCTCTTTTATTAAAAACAGATACTTTTAAATACAATGTCTTCATTTTTAATCCTTCAAAGTAGTAAGTTAAAAAGGCCTTTAATCCATCTGTACCATATCCTTGAGCAATTTCACCTGGGTCAAACACTATTCCAAGCTCACTAGCTTTTCTAAACCACTTAATATCCCTTAGGGAAATATATCCAACCAACTGGTCGGAATAGTTAAATACTACAAAGCATCTCTTTGAAAAAGATAATGCTTTCTTTTTATACCAATAATCACTTTCTTTTTTACTCATATAAGGAAAATTATAACAATAAAATAATGGATCCTTATGTCTTCCCCACTCTTGCATAATATCTACATGCTTTCTTTCAAGCTTTTTAATATAGGTTTTTTGCCCCCTTGCAACTACCATGCTATCCCCCGCTATGCATCTCTATATTTTTCATAGTCTAAAAACTTTTGGAATTGTCCCAACCAAATTAGATCCACGGTCCCTGTTTCCCCATGACGGTGCTTTGCAATAATTACTTCACCGATATTCTTTTTATCACTATCGGGATGATAATATTCATCACGATATAAAAACATAACTAAGTCTGCGTCCTGCTCTATGGCCCCTGACTCTCTAAGGTCCGATAAAATAGGTCTATGGTCAGCTCTAAGCTCAGGCGCACGAGATAATTGAGATAAGGCGATTACAGGACAGTCTAATTCTTTAGCCATTATTTTTAAGTTTCTTGATATAGATGCTATTTCCTGCTGCCTACTTTCACTTCTTCCTTCACCCTCCATTAGCTGCAAGTAGTCGATTAAAACA
Proteins encoded in this region:
- a CDS encoding M23 family metallopeptidase; this translates as METKISEKVNKFSKKITTEMKSFYNKCKNIDTKLFYNKVKSVELKSLYNKFKCNKKLTYRAAGVAAISISLVSGIYLQANSSIAAYNVEVDDNILAVVKTEEEFLEALKQVKEEAISIYGQDVVMSEEPSFIETKVKRDEITKVDEMIKNIKEQIDIKLKATAIKVEGEEVVIVKDQKTALNILDSIKAPFLEKEESEYDEIDFSEKVEIVEVGAEFSEIIDEEEALQKIAIGTDEEKIHEVESGENPWTIARKYDLKIDDIIKANPGMNPERIQIGQKISLIVPKPLVSVRTKEYIELVEEIPFDTEYEETASLYKGDKKITVQGAEGKREIKGYIVKENGAEVNMEVVDEKIISEPKTRVIAQGTKERPATMATGAFSNPTRGRLTSPFGMRWGRRHTGIDIASSRGTTVSAADAGKVSFAGKNGSYGNLVIIDHENGYQTYYAHNNKLIVKKGDRVYKGQKIAEMGNTGRSTGVHLHFEVRKNGTPINPQGFVSY
- a CDS encoding M1 family metallopeptidase, encoding MRLSRRVRTLSIILVAFVFSVSIHYIWDMGKVQRVFNTFTKPQQAPQYTINAVFDENDMIVRGEQRIYYENTSNQVMKNLYFHLYPNAFKNNNSAPFEASDMVKAYPNGFDKGWIELMNVREGGKGINYKIIGDGSTNLRVTPKIPVKPGTSIELSMDFEIKLPNSIGRMGYGENTVNIANWYPILSVFDKNGWNLDPYYSIGDPFYSDIAEYNVTMTIPDKYELATTGNILKVSSNDKKKTYKINASNVRDFTMILSEKFTIDRGNVDGTEVISYTIGGLKNEQALKYGIEALEIFNRVFGKYPYKQLSIVASDFFIGGMEYPNLVMISQSLYEMKEDLALEYVIAHEVAHQWWYGIVGNNEVTEPWLDEALTEHATLMYFEEKYGAHIEEEIYEKMIKAQYKDFVRHGYNKDDKGILRSLKEFDSSIEYSSIVYSKGAMFIKELRREMGDEAFLKALREYFDTYKFKNATTKDFYDIMQKNTNKDLKSEFSKWLNKNME
- a CDS encoding DnaD domain protein — protein: MSFIKGSTSIDLGDTPIENIFIDVYMPMTNGTFVQVYLLGYKYSLDRDPNMEVNNMSIARHLNIPLSDVLSAWDFWESKQIVKKHKVDGEDENNYTVEFINLKQLYIDNNYKANYNMQVNNSITEKKSDTYTCSPTDLVEANKVPEIRDMFVEINKIIARELAPNEKLKVIELLYQYNIDPPLIVEAFRYSKKQKKVRHILSYSAGVIRTWYDKGVFTVEQLQEHLIKQGERYGLYSRVFKSLGFGSREASEAEMKVMDSWIDEFQFDLDLILAACQNSSKTPNPNINYINGILRDWHRKGVKQVVDIENLDYKEKKTFSYKPTQSTPKIKTKFHLAKSRGDKYTADELEQLILNNQKQRLNR
- a CDS encoding ATP-binding protein, which codes for MMHSFIHEILRDYEEKRNRAKAFKEKRLQEVYEKVPTIKEIDEELQKTGISISKALIRGTEDPEKTIEDFKQKLEQLKQERAILLTENNIPLQYLDENYSCEECKDTGFVNSGQKCKCFRQQLIIKAYNMSNLSNVLKKENFQHFNLDLFSSKPFEGQSLSPKENMMDILNICEGFVFNFNENNEENLLFYGETGLGKTFLTNCVAKALLDRGNIVIYQTSFKLLEILEELRFKNNDDKEKYNLIFEADLLIIDDLGTEMTNTFTNSEIFNIINSRLLSNKKTIVSTNLSPKEMMDRYDDRIFSRLFSKFTVLHFFGKDLRWETK
- a CDS encoding DUF1858 domain-containing protein, yielding MFKVTEDMTIMEVLQMDREVAPIFMSFGLHCLGCPGATMESIGDAGRVHGINVQDLIAELNKYFESK
- a CDS encoding GNAT family N-acetyltransferase: MVVARGQKTYIKKLERKHVDIMQEWGRHKDPLFYCYNFPYMSKKESDYWYKKKALSFSKRCFVVFNYSDQLVGYISLRDIKWFRKASELGIVFDPGEIAQGYGTDGLKAFLTYYFEGLKMKTLYLKVSVFNKRAQRCYEKCGFKSKGIVMEEFEDQSLPIFKDDYFIPYRHFFKQESKKIKCQFINMVITKDMYYEIQQNS